Proteins encoded together in one Mus musculus strain C57BL/6J chromosome 16, GRCm38.p6 C57BL/6J window:
- the Gm4737 gene encoding predicted gene 4737 has product MSDKLPYKVADIGLAAWGRKALDIAENEMPGLMRMREMYSASKPLKGARIAGCLHMTVETAVLIETLVALGAEVRWSSCNIFSTQDHAAAAIAKAGIPVFAWKGETDEEYLWCIEQTLHFKDGPLNMILDDGGDLTNLIHTKYPQLLSGIRGISEETTTGVHNLYKMMSNGILKVPAINVNDSVTKSKFDNLYGCRESLIDGIKRATDVMIAGKVAVVAGYGDVGKGCAQALRGFGARVIITEIDPINALQAAMEGYEVTTMDEACKEGNIFVTTTGCVDIILGRHFEQMKDDAIVCNIGHFDVEIDVKWLNENAVEKVNIKPQVDRYWLKNGRRIILLAEGRLVNLGCAMGHPSFVMSNSFTNQVMAQIELWTHPDKYPVGVHFLPKKLDEAVAEAHLGKLNVKLTKLTEKQAQYLGMPINGPFKPDHYRY; this is encoded by the coding sequence ATGTCTGATAAACTGCCCTACAAAGTCGCGGACATCGGACTGGCCGCCTGGGGACGGAAGGCTCTGGATATAGCTGAGAATGAGATGCCAGGATTGATGCGCATGCGGGAGATGTACTCAGCCTCCAAGCCACTGAAGGGTGCTCGCATTGCTGGCTGCCTGCACATGACCGTGGAGACTGCTGTTCTCATTGAGACTCTCGTGGCCCTGGGTGCTGAGGTGCGGTGGTCCAGCTGCAACATCTTCTCTACTCAGGACCATGCAGCGGCTGCCATTGCCAAGGCTGGCATTCCAGTGTTTGCCTGGAAGGGCGAGACAGATGAGGAGTACCTGTGGTGCATTGAGCAGACGCTGCACTTCAAGGACGGACCCCTCAACATGATTCTGGATGATGGTGGTGACCTTACTAACCTCATCCACACCAAATACCCACAGCTTCTGTCAGGCATCCGAGGTATTTCTGAGGAGACCACAACTGGGGTCCACAACCTCTACAAGATGATGTCCAATGGGATACTGAAGGTGCCTGCCATCAATGTCAACGATTCTGTCACCAAGAGCAAGTTTGACAACCTCTATGGCTGCCGGGAGTCCCTCATAGATGGCATCAAACGGGCCACAGATGTGATGATTGCGGGCAAGGTGGCGGTGGTGGCAGGCTATGGTGATGTGGGCAAGGGCTGTGCCCAGGCCCTGAGGGGTTTTGGGGCCCGAGTCATCATCACCGAGATCGACCCCATCAATGCACTGCAAGCTGCCATGGAGGGCTATGAGGTAACCACTATGGACGAAGCCTGTAAGGAGGGCAACATCTTTGTCACCACCACAGGCTGTGTGGATATCATCCTTGGCCGGCACTTTGAGCAGATGAAGGATGACGCCATTGTCTGTAACATTGGACACTTCGATGTGGAGATTGATGTGAAGTGGCTCAATGAGAACGCGGTGGAGAAAGTGAACATCAAGCCCCAGGTGGACCGCTACTGGCTAAAGAATGGGCGCCGCATCATCTTGCTGGCTGAAGGCCGTCTGGTCAACCTGGGTTGTGCTATGGGACACCCCAGCTTTGTGATGAGCAACTCCTTCACAAACCAGGTGATGGCACAGATTGAGCTGTGGACCCACCCAGATAAATACCCTGTTGGGGTTCACTTCCTGCCTAAGAAGCTGGATGAGGCGGTGGCTGAAGCCCACCTGGGCAAGCTGAATGTGAAGCTGACCAAGCTGACTGAGAAGCAGGCCCAGTACCTGGGCATGCCCATCAACGGCCCCTTCAAGCCTGATCACTACCGCTACTGA